Proteins encoded within one genomic window of Geotalea daltonii FRC-32:
- a CDS encoding 7-carboxy-7-deazaguanine synthase QueE: protein MNKSSADLIEVFSSIQGEGLLVGLRQVFIRFSGCNLTCSYCDTEPDRTQYCQLESTPGRRDFFQVENPVPVDRLVNLVSGWQRGWPGIHHSISITGGEPLLCHQLLQELLPALRHYLPIYLETNGILHGQLAQLLDHVDYVSMDIKLPSTSGYTDLWQAHEEFLRLAASKKTYVKTVIGTDTEDWEIIRTAELVAAIDSRIPLILQPFTDLKGRVNLSAIRMLEMQETANRYLQEVRIIPQTHKFIGQL, encoded by the coding sequence ATGAATAAAAGCAGTGCCGACCTCATCGAGGTCTTTTCCTCCATCCAGGGCGAAGGACTGCTGGTAGGACTGCGCCAGGTTTTCATTCGTTTCAGCGGATGCAATCTCACCTGCAGTTACTGCGACACAGAGCCTGATCGCACCCAATACTGCCAATTGGAAAGCACGCCCGGCCGCCGTGACTTTTTTCAGGTTGAAAATCCCGTCCCTGTCGATCGCCTGGTGAATCTTGTCAGCGGCTGGCAGCGAGGCTGGCCCGGCATTCATCATTCCATAAGCATCACCGGCGGTGAGCCGCTGCTGTGTCATCAACTGCTGCAGGAACTGCTGCCGGCCCTGCGGCACTATCTTCCCATATATCTTGAAACCAACGGCATTCTTCATGGCCAACTCGCCCAACTCCTGGACCATGTGGATTACGTTAGCATGGACATCAAGCTCCCTTCAACCTCCGGCTACACTGATCTGTGGCAGGCCCACGAGGAGTTTCTTCGCCTCGCCGCATCGAAAAAAACCTATGTAAAGACAGTGATCGGGACCGATACGGAAGATTGGGAGATCATCAGGACTGCAGAGCTCGTGGCCGCAATCGACAGCCGGATTCCACTCATCCTTCAGCCATTTACCGACCTGAAGGGCAGGGTGAACCTCTCCGCGATCCGCATGCTGGAGATGCAGGAGACGGCAAATCGGTATCTGCAGGAAGTACGGATAATTCCCCAGACCCACAAATTCATCGGTCAGTTATAG
- a CDS encoding L,D-transpeptidase family protein, translating into MSLLSHSSPSDVAQAKARGVSPGGDVMIHGLPNALGFVGKLHLIRDWTLGCVAVTNPEIEEIWRVVPDGVVVEIVP; encoded by the coding sequence CTGTCCCTGTTATCCCACTCCAGCCCGTCGGATGTCGCCCAGGCCAAGGCACGGGGCGTTTCACCAGGTGGTGATGTGATGATCCACGGCCTGCCCAATGCCCTCGGCTTTGTCGGTAAGCTTCACCTGATAAGGGATTGGACGCTGGGGTGCGTTGCCGTGACGAATCCGGAGATTGAGGAGATCTGGCGGGTTGTTCCTGATGGGGTGGTTGTGGAGATAGTGCCATGA
- a CDS encoding PEP-CTERM sorting domain-containing protein yields MILKRLTVLSLLAISLLLPGLAQAIPLGLHENPTYLSFAGELNRYKDGTAYGTGELYNAIFYIDYNRDVSTYRFPGGTFDASRSYYARYVSGNIFGDLANIEGTGEDYTPFGDKGYNEGYIYLPEPFGTFYNYSKTLSSINLGDYLDYSLYSDGKLTGEIVMFCNGVTESSATTPVPEPATCLLVGAGLAGLGFVRKRAKS; encoded by the coding sequence ATGATTTTAAAAAGGTTGACTGTTCTTTCCCTCCTGGCAATCTCACTGCTATTGCCCGGTCTGGCGCAGGCCATTCCCTTAGGGCTTCACGAGAATCCCACTTACCTCAGTTTTGCAGGGGAGCTGAATCGATACAAAGATGGTACGGCGTATGGGACCGGAGAACTCTATAACGCAATCTTTTACATTGATTATAATCGTGATGTGAGCACCTACCGTTTTCCCGGTGGCACTTTCGATGCCAGCCGCAGCTATTATGCCAGGTACGTTTCGGGGAACATCTTCGGCGACCTGGCGAACATCGAAGGCACCGGCGAAGACTATACCCCCTTTGGCGATAAGGGCTACAACGAAGGGTATATCTACCTCCCCGAGCCATTCGGCACTTTTTACAACTACAGCAAGACTCTTTCATCCATAAATTTGGGTGATTATCTGGATTACAGTCTTTACAGCGACGGGAAACTTACCGGCGAAATCGTCATGTTCTGCAACGGCGTTACCGAGTCTTCGGCCACGACCCCGGTTCCCGAACCGGCCACTTGTCTTTTGGTTGGTGCCGGTTTGGCCGGGTTGGGATTCGTGAGAAAGAGAGCCAAGTCGTAA
- a CDS encoding XRE family transcriptional regulator, with protein sequence MAQAAVTVPEAHTREAVLSKAVINAAERLGLSQARLAHVLGLSKASVSRLFAGTYQLSSEKKEWEFAVLLLRLFRSLDAIVGGVATDVRSWMNSDNLALAGRKPIELITSTEGLVRVIYYLDARRGLV encoded by the coding sequence ATGGCCCAAGCAGCTGTTACAGTACCCGAAGCCCACACACGTGAAGCGGTCCTATCCAAGGCGGTGATCAATGCCGCCGAACGACTTGGCTTATCCCAGGCCAGGCTTGCCCATGTCCTGGGGTTGAGCAAAGCCTCCGTATCCCGCCTTTTTGCCGGCACCTATCAGCTTTCCAGTGAAAAGAAAGAATGGGAATTCGCCGTGCTGCTGCTCAGGCTCTTCCGCTCCCTCGATGCCATCGTCGGCGGAGTTGCCACCGATGTGCGCAGCTGGATGAACAGCGACAACCTGGCCCTTGCCGGCCGCAAGCCCATCGAGCTCATCACCTCAACGGAGGGCCTGGTCCGTGTCATCTATTACCTGGACGCCAGACGCGGTCTCGTCTAA
- a CDS encoding L,D-transpeptidase family protein yields the protein MKKLLLAFVLIIIGSVAVIWMLGKPESKPLPAGVVADRVLIEKGPRRLTLFRQGKRLKTYEVALGRNPQGKKTEEGDCRTPEGIYTIDRRKQSSRYHRALHISYPSSADVAQAKARSVSPGGDVMIHGLPNALGFVGKVHLIRDWTLGCVAVTNPDIEEIWRVVPDGVVVEIVP from the coding sequence GTGAAAAAGCTATTGCTCGCATTTGTATTGATAATCATCGGTTCAGTGGCTGTGATCTGGATGCTCGGTAAGCCAGAGAGCAAGCCTCTTCCCGCTGGTGTGGTTGCTGATAGGGTCCTGATCGAGAAGGGGCCTCGCAGGCTGACACTCTTCAGGCAGGGGAAACGGCTCAAGACCTATGAGGTAGCCCTGGGACGGAATCCGCAAGGCAAGAAAACCGAAGAAGGCGATTGCAGGACACCGGAGGGAATCTATACCATCGACCGCCGCAAGCAGAGCAGCAGGTATCATCGAGCCCTCCATATTTCCTATCCAAGTTCAGCAGATGTCGCCCAAGCCAAGGCACGTAGCGTATCGCCGGGTGGTGATGTGATGATCCACGGCCTGCCCAACGCCCTCGGTTTTGTCGGCAAAGTGCATCTGATAAGGGATTGGACGCTGGGGTGCGTTGCGGTGACGAATCCGGATATTGAGGAGATTTGGCGGGTTGTGCCTGATGGGGTGGTTGTGGAGATAGTGCCATGA
- a CDS encoding (deoxy)nucleoside triphosphate pyrophosphohydrolase, protein MIISKKHIHVTCAIIERGSLVLAAQRSATMSLPHKWEFPGGKIDTGESAEECLQRELMEELNIGVTVSRALSPVTHGYTDCTVTLYPFVCTIHSGEIILHEHAAVVWLKADELPTLDWAAADVPVVAMYLTTVIPD, encoded by the coding sequence ATGATTATTTCAAAAAAACATATTCACGTCACCTGCGCCATTATCGAGCGCGGTAGCCTGGTGCTTGCCGCTCAGCGCAGCGCAACAATGAGCCTGCCCCACAAATGGGAATTCCCCGGCGGTAAGATCGATACGGGGGAATCTGCTGAGGAATGTCTGCAGCGGGAGTTGATGGAGGAGCTAAACATAGGTGTGACGGTCAGCCGAGCACTTTCCCCCGTCACCCACGGCTATACCGATTGCACAGTTACCCTATACCCCTTCGTCTGTACTATCCATTCGGGAGAAATTATCCTCCATGAGCATGCCGCGGTGGTCTGGCTCAAGGCAGATGAACTTCCGACGCTAGATTGGGCTGCGGCCGATGTGCCGGTAGTGGCTATGTATCTGACCACCGTCATCCCAGACTGA
- the queD gene encoding 6-carboxytetrahydropterin synthase QueD, translating to MYKLRIETSFAAAHCLIHYQGDCENLHGHNWKVEVTVTARELDKSGLGIDFKVLKSETNALLKTLDHKYLNELPPFIESSPSSENIARYLFQELAKKFNSDNIGLTEVTVWESDFASASYYE from the coding sequence ATGTATAAACTGAGAATTGAAACATCTTTTGCCGCAGCCCATTGCCTTATCCACTACCAGGGGGACTGTGAAAATCTCCACGGCCACAACTGGAAGGTGGAAGTGACAGTTACGGCCAGGGAGCTGGACAAGTCCGGGCTGGGCATCGACTTCAAGGTCCTGAAAAGCGAAACCAATGCTCTGCTCAAAACCCTGGATCACAAATATCTCAACGAACTTCCCCCCTTTATCGAGAGCTCCCCATCTTCTGAAAACATCGCCCGTTATCTTTTCCAGGAACTGGCCAAGAAATTCAACAGTGACAACATCGGCCTGACAGAAGTAACGGTCTGGGAATCGGATTTCGCCAGCGCCAGCTATTATGAATAA
- a CDS encoding ABC transporter substrate-binding protein has translation MKNRNVAPSIRHHLTWVVIMFAVTAGCVFFIVRAHLQQKTLPLKNVTIAIPTLPFTALAQIAQQQGFYLQEGLLVTPQVYPYGKPALQAVMDGSADFAVVAETPFTFAVLNGKKISIVATILTSSEAHAIVARKDRGIIKYDDLKGRSIGATLGTSGHFFMDAFLIAHGISIADVKVVDLKPEEMVDALANGTVDAISTWQPFLFYAQQKMGDRGVSFKDEDIHRLTFNIIATHDFIRHNPEQVAKVIRALVKAEEFAIRDPVAAQKIVADFCHLDREVLRQFWPAYSFQVTLDQSLLLALEDESQWAMANGLVKKRQMPNYLNFIYYDGMQSVKPERLMILR, from the coding sequence ATGAAGAACCGAAACGTTGCTCCATCCATTAGACACCACCTCACTTGGGTAGTTATTATGTTTGCCGTGACGGCAGGTTGCGTATTTTTCATTGTGCGAGCCCACCTGCAGCAGAAAACACTCCCCCTTAAAAATGTTACCATCGCGATTCCGACCTTGCCCTTCACAGCTCTTGCCCAAATTGCACAGCAGCAAGGTTTTTATCTGCAGGAGGGATTGCTTGTGACGCCGCAGGTATACCCCTATGGAAAACCTGCTCTACAGGCAGTTATGGATGGTAGTGCCGATTTTGCCGTGGTCGCCGAAACACCCTTCACGTTTGCCGTGCTGAACGGTAAAAAGATATCCATCGTCGCCACTATTCTGACCTCCTCTGAGGCACATGCCATTGTTGCCAGAAAAGACCGGGGAATCATTAAGTATGACGATCTCAAGGGCAGAAGCATAGGCGCCACCTTGGGCACCTCAGGCCATTTTTTCATGGATGCCTTTCTGATTGCCCATGGCATATCAATCGCCGATGTGAAGGTCGTCGACCTGAAGCCGGAGGAAATGGTCGATGCCTTAGCCAATGGCACTGTGGATGCCATCTCTACCTGGCAACCATTCCTCTTCTACGCCCAACAAAAAATGGGTGACCGGGGTGTTTCATTTAAAGATGAAGACATCCATCGGCTGACCTTTAACATTATTGCCACCCACGACTTTATTCGCCATAACCCGGAACAAGTGGCAAAAGTTATCCGTGCCCTGGTCAAAGCCGAGGAATTCGCTATCCGGGATCCGGTAGCGGCGCAAAAGATAGTGGCGGATTTCTGCCACCTTGACCGGGAAGTACTGCGCCAGTTTTGGCCTGCATACTCATTCCAGGTCACCCTGGACCAGTCACTGCTGCTCGCTCTGGAAGATGAATCCCAATGGGCTATGGCCAACGGTTTGGTTAAGAAGCGGCAAATGCCCAATTACCTTAACTTCATCTACTATGATGGCATGCAGTCGGTCAAACCGGAAAGGTTAATGATACTTAGATAG
- a CDS encoding BrnA antitoxin family protein translates to MKKADKKLADELAVLAAISDEEIDTSEIPENTDWSSAVVGRFYRPVKEIVTIRLDADVLDWLKQGGKGYQTRINRILRSAMEHQRKRAA, encoded by the coding sequence ATGAAGAAGGCAGATAAAAAGTTGGCTGATGAATTGGCGGTCCTTGCCGCAATATCCGATGAAGAGATTGACACTTCCGAGATTCCGGAGAACACTGACTGGAGCAGCGCCGTCGTCGGGCGTTTTTACCGGCCGGTAAAAGAGATCGTTACTATTCGTCTGGATGCCGACGTGCTTGACTGGCTGAAGCAGGGGGGAAAGGGCTATCAGACCAGGATCAACAGGATTCTTAGGTCTGCTATGGAGCACCAGCGGAAGAGGGCAGCCTGA
- a CDS encoding ATP-binding protein: MQVKRKLQLVAIASAMAGLMVISMLSVALYHVDRAIKQSHIASEIVNEAFEGSTFREDYLRIGNERSKIQWFAKHEQLGRLLKTASGTFKDSNDTRTIGKMIHNHESSERLFSAVVENREKKNADEKPYDLHRQIESRLTTQLVMTLYEMVLEARRLHESADRRLLFTLNLAGVGILCIVIIATAVGVFNSWNMARIMANRMGRLSAGASVVGDGNLDHRIAIQGDDEFAEFSCAFDAMTAKLASTYLELEQSRQAAEEGNRAKSQFLANMSHELRTPMNGILGVLQLLLSGHAGQLEKKQRELLLKATKSGDLLLQIISDILDLSKIEAGKLQIHEQPFSLRKCLSDAVDYFSSEAQGKGLHLTLSIAPDVPDVVKGDQVRLRQVLLNLIGNAVKFTDHGRVEVKAVTGNKTATGETEITFTINDTGIGIPADKKHLLFRSFSQVDSSDRRRYGGTGLGLAISSQIVEMMGGRIAFDSREGEGSTFFFTVPLAVEGEGRDDSRHETPPFWEAAPPINETGTIPQILAAEDDALAGELLKQILELFGLEMDLAKTGQEAVEMWEKGHYDLIIMDVQMPRMDGITATRIIRQKEEAVGGHIPIIAMTAHAYREDEERCYAAGMDGYLTKPLDLQKGKEVIMGFIKK; encoded by the coding sequence ATGCAAGTTAAAAGAAAACTGCAACTGGTTGCAATTGCTTCGGCAATGGCGGGTCTGATGGTCATCTCCATGCTTTCGGTGGCGTTGTACCACGTGGATCGTGCCATAAAACAATCCCACATAGCCAGCGAGATAGTCAATGAGGCTTTTGAAGGGAGTACTTTCAGAGAGGACTATCTGCGGATCGGCAATGAGAGGTCAAAGATACAGTGGTTTGCCAAGCATGAACAGCTGGGCAGACTTTTGAAAACTGCCTCAGGCACCTTCAAGGATAGCAACGATACAAGAACCATCGGGAAAATGATTCACAACCATGAGTCATCGGAAAGATTATTTTCTGCCGTGGTGGAAAATCGTGAAAAAAAGAACGCCGATGAAAAACCGTATGACCTGCACCGGCAGATCGAAAGCCGATTGACAACCCAATTAGTCATGACGTTATATGAAATGGTTTTAGAGGCACGCAGGCTGCACGAGTCAGCAGACAGGCGCCTGCTGTTCACCCTCAACCTGGCCGGAGTCGGCATCCTCTGCATAGTGATAATAGCCACTGCCGTAGGGGTTTTCAATTCATGGAATATGGCCCGGATCATGGCCAACCGCATGGGAAGGCTGTCGGCCGGCGCCTCGGTCGTTGGTGACGGGAACCTTGATCACCGCATTGCTATTCAAGGTGATGACGAATTTGCCGAGTTTTCGTGCGCCTTCGACGCTATGACAGCGAAACTGGCCAGCACGTACCTGGAACTTGAGCAGTCCCGGCAGGCCGCCGAAGAGGGCAACCGCGCCAAAAGCCAATTTCTGGCCAACATGAGCCATGAACTGCGTACTCCCATGAATGGCATTCTTGGCGTTCTCCAGTTGCTGCTTTCCGGTCATGCCGGCCAGCTGGAGAAGAAACAACGGGAATTGCTGTTAAAGGCCACCAAATCAGGCGATTTGCTTCTACAGATCATCAGCGACATTCTCGACCTGTCGAAAATCGAAGCGGGTAAATTACAGATACACGAGCAACCGTTTTCCTTGCGTAAATGTCTTTCCGACGCGGTCGATTATTTTTCCTCCGAAGCCCAGGGCAAAGGTCTCCATCTGACCCTGTCAATTGCACCGGATGTCCCCGATGTCGTGAAAGGGGACCAGGTGCGGCTGAGACAGGTCCTTCTCAATCTGATCGGTAATGCTGTTAAATTTACCGACCATGGGAGAGTAGAGGTTAAGGCTGTAACTGGCAACAAAACGGCTACCGGAGAAACGGAGATAACTTTCACCATAAACGACACCGGCATCGGTATTCCAGCTGACAAGAAACATTTGCTCTTCCGCTCTTTCAGTCAGGTCGACAGTTCCGATAGGCGCAGGTATGGCGGCACCGGCCTCGGTCTCGCCATCAGCAGCCAGATTGTGGAAATGATGGGGGGGCGCATCGCCTTTGACAGCAGAGAAGGGGAGGGGAGTACCTTCTTTTTCACCGTGCCGTTAGCCGTGGAGGGTGAAGGAAGAGACGACAGCAGGCATGAAACGCCGCCATTTTGGGAGGCTGCACCACCAATTAACGAAACAGGCACTATTCCACAGATTCTTGCTGCAGAAGACGATGCTTTAGCGGGCGAACTCCTGAAACAGATTCTTGAATTGTTCGGCCTGGAAATGGATCTGGCCAAGACCGGACAGGAGGCGGTAGAAATGTGGGAAAAAGGGCACTATGATCTGATCATCATGGATGTACAGATGCCCCGGATGGACGGCATTACTGCTACCAGGATCATACGCCAAAAGGAGGAGGCGGTTGGCGGCCATATTCCGATTATCGCCATGACAGCCCATGCTTACCGCGAGGACGAGGAAAGATGTTATGCAGCAGGAATGGATGGATACCTTACCAAACCTCTGGATCTGCAGAAAGGCAAGGAAGTGATCATGGGTTTCATAAAGAAGTAG
- a CDS encoding nucleotidyltransferase family protein: MILRDDALAVLSRLKQELLDCYGITELGIFGSVAREQTTGTSDVDVVVKMKDPNLYTLVHVKETLEEALHEHVDVVHYRDRMNAFLKSRIDREAIYV, translated from the coding sequence ATGATACTTAGGGATGATGCGCTTGCTGTTCTAAGCAGGCTAAAACAGGAGCTCCTTGACTGCTATGGCATTACAGAACTTGGGATTTTCGGTTCGGTAGCCCGCGAGCAGACGACAGGGACGAGCGATGTGGATGTGGTCGTCAAGATGAAAGACCCGAACCTATACACCCTCGTTCATGTCAAGGAGACTCTAGAGGAAGCCCTGCACGAACATGTTGACGTCGTACATTACCGCGACCGAATGAACGCATTTCTCAAGAGCCGTATTGATCGGGAAGCGATCTATGTTTGA
- a CDS encoding creatininase family protein — MIIENMTMGDFEEGLKRTQTVYIPFGSVEEHGYHLPLSTDTIQAYEVGKRAAELIPLFVAPPVHYGCCRSTARHPGTISISTATLKSFLKDIVRSLHSHGLKNFIVLTGHAGGSHKMALQDAGEELIAEIYDIKMAVVTEYDLAKEEGRGLIETAGDAHAGEIETSRIMHSHPQLVTGTGEREFPTFPPGILVRNKRQYWQNGVWGDPTKATAEKGAKLEALVATKVVELARALEALED, encoded by the coding sequence ATGATCATCGAAAACATGACGATGGGGGACTTCGAAGAGGGATTGAAGCGGACCCAAACGGTCTACATCCCCTTCGGTTCCGTTGAGGAGCATGGCTATCACCTGCCCCTTTCCACCGACACCATCCAGGCATATGAAGTTGGCAAACGGGCTGCGGAACTCATTCCCCTCTTTGTCGCCCCGCCGGTCCATTATGGGTGCTGCCGTTCCACGGCCCGCCATCCGGGAACCATCTCCATTTCCACCGCCACCCTCAAATCCTTTCTCAAGGATATTGTCCGGTCCCTCCACTCCCACGGCCTGAAAAACTTCATCGTCCTCACCGGCCACGCCGGCGGCTCCCATAAAATGGCTCTGCAAGATGCAGGCGAGGAGCTGATCGCCGAAATTTATGACATAAAGATGGCCGTGGTTACCGAATATGATCTGGCCAAGGAAGAGGGGAGAGGGCTGATCGAAACGGCCGGCGATGCCCACGCCGGCGAGATCGAGACTTCCCGGATCATGCATTCCCATCCCCAGCTTGTCACCGGAACGGGGGAACGGGAATTCCCCACGTTCCCTCCGGGTATTCTGGTGCGCAACAAGCGGCAATACTGGCAGAATGGCGTCTGGGGCGACCCAACCAAGGCAACCGCCGAAAAAGGAGCAAAGTTGGAAGCACTGGTGGCGACCAAGGTGGTTGAGCTGGCCAGGGCGCTGGAGGCATTGGAGGATTAA
- a CDS encoding 6-carboxytetrahydropterin synthase, which yields MTWFSTSFAAAHCLMHYHEDCENLHGHLSDTGEELITEIYDIKTESRVAFMAAFFLL from the coding sequence ATGACCTGGTTCAGTACATCTTTTGCCGCAGCCCATTGCCTGATGCACTACCATGAAGACTGTGAAAATCTCCACGGCCACCTGTCCGATACAGGCGAGGAGCTGATCACCGAAATTTATGACATAAAGACGGAATCAAGGGTGGCCTTCATGGCTGCTTTTTTTTTGCTTTGA
- a CDS encoding HD-GYP domain-containing protein, producing MIESRLYERGQQISAESGGEMLTATTSLLRASGDLPTASIHGCGLTFLHQMAESLGRAIDARDPNTALHSEHVAELSLLIARNLGLDDHECNLIHIAGHLHDIGKIGVTDAVLKKEGPLSTEEQLEMRCHPVIGAQIVAPVGLCATTGGIADIIRCHHERYDGGGYPAGLRGAAIPIGARIVAVADTYSAIIQNRPYRPGTTPELAMAEIERCSGLQFDPDVVETFRNTFCHGRVHVALSYAGIPASFPMPDVDVARKMAWPS from the coding sequence ATGATTGAATCTCGATTGTATGAACGTGGGCAGCAGATTTCTGCAGAGAGCGGGGGTGAGATGCTGACCGCAACTACATCGCTGCTGCGTGCTTCAGGAGATTTGCCGACCGCCTCTATCCATGGCTGTGGACTTACGTTTCTTCACCAGATGGCAGAATCTCTCGGCAGGGCCATTGATGCCCGTGACCCGAACACAGCTCTTCATTCCGAGCATGTCGCTGAACTCAGTCTGCTGATCGCCCGGAACCTGGGGCTAGATGACCACGAGTGCAACCTGATCCATATTGCCGGACATCTCCATGACATCGGCAAGATTGGCGTCACTGACGCAGTACTGAAGAAAGAAGGGCCACTCAGCACTGAAGAGCAGTTGGAAATGCGGTGCCATCCCGTCATTGGCGCCCAAATCGTCGCTCCTGTTGGGCTTTGCGCTACCACCGGCGGAATAGCCGATATCATCCGCTGCCACCATGAACGATATGACGGGGGCGGTTATCCCGCTGGGTTAAGGGGAGCGGCGATACCGATCGGCGCACGCATTGTCGCCGTGGCGGACACCTATTCTGCGATCATCCAGAATCGGCCTTACCGCCCGGGGACCACTCCGGAACTGGCAATGGCTGAGATCGAACGTTGTTCGGGCTTACAGTTTGACCCGGACGTAGTCGAGACATTCAGGAACACATTCTGTCATGGAAGGGTACATGTGGCACTGTCCTACGCCGGAATACCTGCGTCGTTTCCAATGCCGGATGTTGATGTTGCTCGGAAGATGGCCTGGCCATCATGA
- a CDS encoding RES family NAD+ phosphorylase yields MSSITWTPDAVSSNSHRRSESVWRMVEAQHMASTMKLVDTLAEQDILEQILEESKPPLPRDAAILDYLLAAPFRYLPFLPGSRFRAPTDPGVFYGAETIRTAAAEIGYWRWKFLQETTGLRRLGPAAHTAFSVTIDATAIDLQSHPFNQDAAIWTHPKDYTGTQALAHLAREAGIEAIFYRSVRDPDPAWCAALLTPRAFASNHHDPVTQTWQLIVTRDEAIWRREMGEGFSFRTGEWG; encoded by the coding sequence GTGTCATCTATTACCTGGACGCCAGACGCGGTCTCGTCTAATTCCCATCGCCGATCGGAATCGGTCTGGCGCATGGTGGAGGCCCAGCATATGGCCTCGACCATGAAACTGGTCGACACCCTGGCCGAGCAGGACATCCTCGAACAGATCCTGGAAGAGAGCAAGCCTCCATTGCCCCGTGACGCGGCTATACTTGATTACCTCCTGGCCGCACCCTTCCGTTATCTACCCTTTTTACCAGGTTCACGCTTCCGCGCACCCACCGATCCCGGCGTCTTCTACGGGGCCGAAACCATCCGCACCGCCGCCGCCGAAATAGGCTACTGGCGCTGGAAATTCCTCCAGGAAACCACCGGCCTCCGTCGCCTGGGCCCAGCGGCCCATACTGCCTTCAGTGTCACCATTGACGCCACCGCCATCGATCTCCAATCCCACCCTTTCAACCAGGATGCAGCCATCTGGACCCACCCCAAGGACTACACCGGCACCCAGGCCCTGGCGCACCTTGCCCGCGAGGCAGGTATCGAAGCGATCTTCTACCGCTCCGTTCGCGATCCCGACCCGGCGTGGTGTGCAGCACTCTTGACCCCACGGGCCTTCGCCTCGAACCACCACGACCCGGTCACCCAGACCTGGCAGTTGATTGTGACCCGTGATGAAGCAATCTGGCGGCGGGAGATGGGGGAGGGGTTTTCGTTTCGGACCGGGGAGTGGGGGTAA
- a CDS encoding BrnT family toxin produces MQLVWDENKNTSNKIKHKVSFELASLVFDDPFHLSVLDRIENGEERWQTLGLVGNVVVLLVAHSFVEQDDDEMIRIISARKATKKERQRYEEGR; encoded by the coding sequence GTGCAGCTTGTCTGGGACGAAAACAAAAATACCAGCAACAAGATTAAGCACAAGGTAAGTTTTGAACTAGCCAGCCTTGTTTTCGATGACCCTTTTCACCTTAGCGTTCTCGACCGGATCGAAAACGGAGAGGAACGCTGGCAGACGTTGGGCTTGGTGGGCAACGTGGTCGTGCTGCTGGTGGCTCATTCCTTCGTCGAGCAGGATGATGACGAGATGATCCGCATCATTTCCGCCCGCAAGGCAACGAAGAAAGAGAGGCAACGATATGAAGAAGGCAGATAA